In Amaranthus tricolor cultivar Red isolate AtriRed21 chromosome 3, ASM2621246v1, whole genome shotgun sequence, a single window of DNA contains:
- the LOC130807554 gene encoding uncharacterized protein LOC130807554 has protein sequence MALITWHVLIGQRRVAQCLRRSVGFEVSSIVFIFRVSHFQYQDSRRMLLWNRAIRDFDAVAGSGKKGVIASIRAILKLRQNPKSSCGSKVTRDTKEFYFEEFKVN, from the exons ATGGCATTGATTACGTGGCATGTTTTAATTGGTCAAAGGAGGGTGGCTCAGTGTTTGAGAAGAAGTGTTGGATTTGAGGTTTCGTCTATTGTCTTTATCTTTAGGGTTTCCCATTTTCAG TATCAGGATTCTAGAAGAATGCTTTTATGGAATCGAGCAATAAGAGA CTTTGATGCTGTAGCTGGTAGTGGCAAGAAAGGAGTGATCGCGTCTATTAGAGCTATTTTAAAGTTAAGGCAGAATCCAAAAAGTTCCTGCGGGTCAAAAGTTACTCGTGATACTAAAGAGTTTTATTTTGAAGAATTCAAGGTAAATTAA